The Tenebrio molitor chromosome 3, icTenMoli1.1, whole genome shotgun sequence genome contains a region encoding:
- the LOC138126428 gene encoding superoxide dismutase [Cu-Zn] 5-like: MFKFLIFVAALSCVYGAVDQGVVILKTDTIDGRVTFTKTDDGIKVEGSITGLPEGKHGFHIHEKGDVGDDCTAAGAHFNPTNSDHGAPEDDVRHVGDLGNIEANATKVAIVSIVDKVIALDGENSIIGRALVLHDGEDDLGKGEGDSKTTGNAGNRLACGVIGIESETADSTTTSTSSSPTSSTKDPDSNDSAVSVGLSFFVLFATLYLAISNTV; encoded by the exons ATGTTCAAGTTCCTCATCTTTGTAGCCGCATTGAGTTGCGTTTACGGCGCA GTAGACCAAGGCGTGGTGATTCTCAAAACCGACACCATCGATGGGCGGGTGACGTTCACCAAAACCGACGACGGCATCAAGGTTGAGGGTAGCATCACCGGGCTCCCGGAGGGAAAACATGGCTTCCACATTCACGAAAAGGGAGATGTAGGGGATGATTGTACTGCAGCTGGTGCACATTTCAATCCCACCAAT AGTGACCACGGAGCTCCTGAAGATGACGTACGTCACGTTGGAGATCTTGGCAATATTGAAGCCAACGCTACAAAGGTGGCGATTGTGAGTATTGTCGACAAGGTGATCGCTTTGGACGGTGAGAACTCTATTATCGGACGGGCCCTCGTCCTCCACGACGGCGAAGACGATTTGGGCAAGGGTGAAGGTGATTCCAAGACCACAGGAAACGCCGGGAATAGGCTCGCTTGCGGTGTCATCGGAATAGA gaGTGAAACTGCCGATTCAACAACTACGAGCACATCTTCATCTCCGACCTCATCTACAAAAGATCCTGATTCTAATGATTCTGCAGTTTCTGTTGGTCTTAGTTTCTTTGTACTTTTCGCTACTTTGTATTTAGCGATATCTAAcacagtttaa
- the LOC138126429 gene encoding superoxide dismutase [Cu-Zn]-like isoform X2, with translation MSVTPLLRTMLKFIIYATALTCVYGAVQQAVVVLKTDTIDGRVTFTKTDEGVKVEGTINGLPAGKHGFHIHEKGDLGDGCVAAGGHFNPTKKQHGAPQDDERHVGDLGNIVSEDKKATNVNIVDKLISLGGDNCIIGRALVIHAGEDDLGKGGKDDSKTTGHAGARLACGVIGIE, from the exons GAACCATGCTCAAGTTCATCATTTACGCGACCGCCCTGACGTGCGTCTACGGCGCA GTGCAACAAGCCGTGGTGGTCCTCAAAACAGACACCATCGACGGAAGGGTGACTTTCACCAAGACCGACGAGGGGGTTAAGGTCGAGGGTACCATCAACGGGCTCCCGGCGGGAAAACACGGCTTCCACATCCACGAGAAAGGGGATCTGGGGGACGGCTGTGTTGCAGCCGGTGGACACTTCAACCCTACGAAA aAACAACACGGAGCTCCTCAAGATGATGAGCGTCATGTCGGCGATCTTGGCAATATTGTCTCCGAAGATAAGAAGGCGACGAATGTGAATATCGTCGACAAATTGATCTCTTTGGGTGGCGACAATTGTATCATCGGAAGGGCTCTCGTCATCCACGCGGGCGAAGACGATTTGGGCAAGGGTGGAAAAGATGATTCCAAGACCACCGGACACGCCGGAGCTAG GCTCGCTTGCGGTGTCATCGGAATAGAGTAA
- the LOC138126429 gene encoding superoxide dismutase [Cu-Zn]-like isoform X1 gives MSVTPLLRTMLKFIIYATALTCVYGAVQQAVVVLKTDTIDGRVTFTKTDEGVKVEGTINGLPAGKHGFHIHEKGDLGDGCVAAGGHFNPTKKQHGAPQDDERHVGDLGNIVSEDKKATNVNIVDKLISLGGDNCIIGRALVIHAGEDDLGKGGKDDSKTTGHAGARLACGVVGIVNETDTSSAGSVAASFALLLITSYLTISNNI, from the exons GAACCATGCTCAAGTTCATCATTTACGCGACCGCCCTGACGTGCGTCTACGGCGCA GTGCAACAAGCCGTGGTGGTCCTCAAAACAGACACCATCGACGGAAGGGTGACTTTCACCAAGACCGACGAGGGGGTTAAGGTCGAGGGTACCATCAACGGGCTCCCGGCGGGAAAACACGGCTTCCACATCCACGAGAAAGGGGATCTGGGGGACGGCTGTGTTGCAGCCGGTGGACACTTCAACCCTACGAAA aAACAACACGGAGCTCCTCAAGATGATGAGCGTCATGTCGGCGATCTTGGCAATATTGTCTCCGAAGATAAGAAGGCGACGAATGTGAATATCGTCGACAAATTGATCTCTTTGGGTGGCGACAATTGTATCATCGGAAGGGCTCTCGTCATCCACGCGGGCGAAGACGATTTGGGCAAGGGTGGAAAAGATGATTCCAAGACCACCGGACACGCCGGAGCTAGGCTCGCTTGTGGCGTCGTCGGAATAGT GAATGAAACCGATACTTCTTCGGCAGGTTCTGTTGCTGCTAGTTTCGCTTTACTTTTGATCACCTCCTATTTAACGATATCtaataatatttga